TTGCATTAATATCCAAACtttctaaacattttaaaaacaacaatttatataataaatatagttgataatatataaacatgaataaTGTCCACATAGATCAGGGAATAGCTCCTTTTAATATCTTATTAATCATCTCCCCTTATCTCTCATccataaataatgaataaattttggTGGTTAATATTTTCTATCCTTCTCTTATTATAGGATGGAATACTATATCTTCTTCGGTTTTTTCTCAAAGagcatattttgattttattttaatggtATGAATgaagaataataatatattatttcttaaaagtttagcttaaaataaaatctcatttcaaaaaatttaatgaaaaaattatttaattggtAGGGTAATATTCTAGGTGAAATATCAATTAGTTGAGTGACTTCTGGGTTATAAAAAAGGTTGAGTAACGTTCTAAGTGAACTACCTTATGTTGAGTGACTTATAGGTTATAAAACAAAGTTGAGTAACTTTCTAAGTGAGCTACCATAAGTTAACTACCCTAAGTTGAGTGACCACCTCAAatttatctcttttattttcctcaaaatgtTGAAGAATCCACTTCGATGATACACGATTAGGTTCACAAACAATTTAAAAGATCTAAATTTTCTGGCATGCGGATGAGTTTATATATTCTATGGCTTAATTAGCCCTTTGACTTCGTGAACGGAAAGGAAAGAAAGACGGTGAAAAGGACAGAGaacaaaaaggagaaataaaaagttaaacGGAAAAATGGAAttgtattttatctttttattttttgggtaaAGAACAGTGTGTAGAGGATTCATAACATCTTGTAGATCTATAAGGAGCCTTGtaatatgttatttttcttagtttaaTACTTACTGAGTTTTTTATCTTGAGAAAATGGATCTTGGGCCTAACTCAACACCAAAAGCTAGTTGAAGAGGTGAGAATTATCCCATCTCTTAGCTCATGTGGCAGACTCAACACCCACCACCCCTGTAAAGATCTAAAAggtcatttttgaaatttcccGTAAAATTATCGTTTTAGCACTCCCAATGTTGACCCCGAGTCATTTTTGATTGGTTTGTGAAATCAGTTTCGAGTTTTGAGTAAAAAGTGgtgaattatgaaaaaaattgaatttgaaaagttaaagttgGTAAAAGCAAAGTTGGTTTTGGTGTCTTTTGGAGTTTTGAGTATCAAAATAGAATTTCTTTGATTCCTTCAATTCCGGAATGTGAAAATTGGTCTAAGAGAGTAGTTGGTTTTGGAGACATTTTGTGGATTTGAGGTTGTAAGTTGGATATTGTTGAGATTTAGCCATTGGGTTGACTTTTTGGTCAATATTTGGGGTGTGGATGCTCGAATCGAATTTCGGACAATTCCTTTGATTGATGGTGATGATTTTAGGCCTAAGAGGTCTTGGCTGAATTTTCAGAGGTCATCAACTTGATTTAGCCTTTTTAGGCGTTAGTTGGTTCTTTGTGACTTTCACGAGTTTTGGGTCTAGGAAACCTTGGTCTCATATTTTGATGGTTTCATCGAGTCTGAAACATTAAGTTTACCGGATTTCGAACAAATCCCGAGGGTCCTTCCGAAGAGTTGAGAGTtggttgattttatgatgtctTGTGTGCTTTGCTTTAGCAAGGGACACCTCGCTCTAGCGAGCATCACTTCAACGAAGCTAGTGTCACGTTCCCAAGCGATTGTCGCATTCGTAACCTTCGCTATTTGTAACCTTCGCATTAGCGAAGGTTAGCTCGCAAAAGTGAAGGCCCACCAACTTTTCGGGGTTTGCTTTTGCGAACCAAGGTCGCGATTGTGATAATTGCATGGCGACCCTGAGTTCACAAGAGCGCAACTTCAGagatgattttttttggaatttcaaCTTTACCCCATTTTGAGTTTTGGAAAACCTTGGAAGAGATTTTAAAGAGATCTTTCGTAGCAAATCATTTGGGTAAGTCTTTGTGACCCTAAAACTTCAATTCTCTATGATCATTTGTGGATTTTAAcatcaaaaaaatgaaaatattgaatgGCAAAGTGAAGGTTTTCATGAACTTGAGTTCTCAAGTAAAAATGGAGAGATTTTAAAGTAGATTCTAATCCGtttttgaaatgattttcaCCAATGAGTTCCAAATATCTTGGGTAATGTATTCAAGTAATGATTTTCGAATTCAAACATCTATTTCAAAATTGGGTTTTTGAGTTGTTTTGACCCATTTTTCAAAGTGTATGATATGAGTGTTGtcatttttgaaatgtattgTGATTACTTGTTGGATTAGATTATATGGCTTTGGATATCGTTCGGAAAGGAAAAGCTCAAGTCACGGATTGACTTCTGATTGAATTAAGGCAAGTGAAGTTTTGAACCTTATTGGAACTTGTGAAATCTTGAACTCTCTTTCTTGTATGTGTTGGGGAGTAATGGGAATGAGGTGATGGcttaatttctcaaattggtTCACCTTAATGATAAAGACGGAGTTAATTAAAAAGGCAATGCGTTGCTAATGGCTGATTGTGCATTGTGAATTCCTTGAGTGTTGATATTGATTCGGTGATTGACGTGATACTTTGATAGTATTGTTGTGGATGAGAATTGTTTGTGATTGTTACCTTTTCATTATATTGTGAACAATCCTATTCGCATTGGTTCTAAAACACAAAGAGGAGATATATTGCATTAATGCAAATGTCATTGTCGGTGAGTGTGATTGATGTCCAGGTCATTGTCGGCGAGTGTTATTGATGTCAAGGTCATTGCCAACAAGTGCTATTGATACCGAGGTCTTTGCTATAAAGTGCTATTGATGTTGAGATCTTCGCCAGCGAGTGTTATTGATGTTGAGTTCATTGTCAATGCATGTTATTGATGTTGAGGTCTTTGTTGGCAAGTGTTATTGTTGTGGAGGTCTTTATCAGCGAATATTGTAATGTCGAGGTCATTGTCGACGAGTACCTGGACTGTGGGTGTTCTGCATGAGTCTCGATTGATATTTGACGATCGAGatacttgtgattgatgaacTACAATTGTTAAACTATGCTATGAAACCTTGAGAAATGTACTTTgtgaattgttaggttggggtgATTTATATGGAGGTTGTAGTCTTGGCGTTTCGATTGGGATGAAAAGAGTTCTCATTTTCTAGCTAGTTGTACCTTGTTTTAGTAGGTTACTTGTTAAGTACCGTGTCCTTCGTACTCAATACTTGCTTCTACACTTCTTTAGGTTCCGAGCCTAGACCACTGtgatcattcttcttcatctttatcCAAGGATTTCAGAGGAAACATTGAGAGGTAGCTTTTTGTCATCCTAGAGGCCCTCTTGTTCCTTATTTTAAGCTTTCTTCTATTCAAGAAACAAAGACATTGAACTTGTATTTATCTTTCAATTCTATATTTATACATTAGTTGCTTGCACACATGACAACAAGATTTAAAAGGTGTTAATGAAATTGGCTAAGTTTTCCGCACTTGTGCTATTGTTGACTTGCTTTCTGCATTTTCTTTCGTATTAGTGAGTTTTTAggttgacttgtcttggtgggattaGACGAGTGTTATCACGTCCATCTTTTAGTCATGACAACCCCGCGCGCCCATTCGTGCCAACTGGAAGCGTGAACAATATAAATAGGGGCCCACATCGGTGAAACAAAGAATTGAGAAATGCCTAGCTCTGATACATGTGAAGTGGAAGAGAAAATAAGAGAGAACTGTATTGATAATCCCTCAGCTATTGGGGCTTAAATAACTATGCTTGCATGTCCTAAAAAGTAAAGGAAATGAATACCTAATCAAAAAAGGAGTAAATTAAAGTACCTATTTAATTACAcatattttagaatatttaCAAGGATTTTAACAGAGACCTCCCACATATCCTTAATGTTGAGGAATACAACAATACCAGTTCTCAAAAAGAAAGTATAAGGAGAAACGGAATGAGGGCAGCTATCAAGCATTTCGTGGTGCGGGAACAGGATTCTCTTTATAACATGTGAACTGTATGATAGATTTAAATATAACGACATTTGAAGGTTATCCTGATTGAGGCACAAAGTTGTTTGCTTAGGTTATCACCTCACTATACTCATAACACTCAAAAGTGGAATGAGGAGAAAAATTCAATTTCCACGCAGATTTGCTGAAGCACGATAATAACCATTGGTGCCATGTTACCAAAAGGTTATGGGTTTAAGCCGTGGGAAAAGAATTTCTACAAAAATGCAAGCTAAGGTTGTGTACAATAAACAAACTGTGGTTTAGCCCTTCTCTAGACCACATGCAGGTTAGAGCACTGGACTGCCCTCTTCTTTTCCCAGATTCAATGAGCTGCAAAAAAGTGAATACCAGAGAGGTAACACAGCGAAGATTAAATAATTATCGGAGGTAACAAGGATCCAACTTCTAGACCTCCAAAAAGGACAGTAAAAGTTAGTAAAATAAGCTTAAAGATAGTAGAATCAGGTTTAGGTAGAGATTATATCAACCCAAAAGTATGATGAAGGAGCTTAGACCACCATAGCAACAAAGAGAAATCGGATATGCTGGagggaaaaataaagaagttattCAAAGGAAACTCAAACATAAGAAATGTATTGCAGACAGACCCTAGCAGCGATGCAGTTAAAAGAGGGGGATAAGTAGGCAAACTTCTTGCGGGTGACAAGAAATGTTCCACAAGAAGGTCTATTGTCAAAATACTGGAAGGAGGCAGAGCCCCAGAAACTTATCTCTGAGAGAGCTTGAGTGTCTCTTTTATTGCTCTGAATCAGGAAGGAAGAATCTGCTGATCTCAAGGGTTTGACTAAGGCTTATATAATATGACCAACTCCTGGTACAGAAGGAATTCACCGTGGCTTTTTTTCTAGCAGTGTCATACATGCGACTCTTTTCCCAAGACATGGATCCTAGAGAAGAgcttgaataaaataattgaacttaaaatattttctggagaaaaacattttcctggAAAGACAGATTAGCTATCCCGACATACCAGCATTCTAATACCACCAGGAACAGGATACAGAAAATTAGGTCACTTGTGATCTAAAGACGACTATTCCTAATATCAAACTGGTCAGATCAGTTGAAAAGAACCATATAAAATGCCTTGTTTCAcgtatttcttttcttttacaaGGTCAAGTTTTATTAATGAAGTACCAAGATGGTACCGAAAAGTAAAAACCAATAGCACAAGAAACATCAACACATCAAGTAATTCCTCCTACCAAGATTAAGAGATACATGTACTGATCCAGCTATCTAACCTACTGCTAGAGTTCTGAATTCTAGAAACCTGCATCCTTTTTCCTTCAAAGCAAGCCTTATTTCTTTCCAGCCATATAGTCCAAAAAATGCATCTGGGAATGGTTCTCCAAATCTGTTTCAGGTTTCTACACATGCTTTGACTTTTCCAGCAATCCGTTATGTTCTTAATCTTCAAGGGCATAAGAAACACCAGTTACATTAAAAGCAAATCCCAGCAGTCTCAGGAAATTTTGCAATGCAAAAACAGATATTCCGCTGTTTCCTGGTCTTCTTCACATAAATAGCATCTATTACTTCAAGTGAAACTCCTCttctataaattattttatgtcaaACAGGCCTCCCAAGTGACAATCCATCAAAGGGAGGGAGCTTTACTGGGAGCTTTAGACTTCCAGATGATCTTCCAAGTCAAGTAGATGTTCCCTGACCATTCCGCTGTAACAACAGTTTGTTGTCACTAACAGAGAACATTTTTCCTTGCTATTTACCCAAATCAGTGCATCCTTCTTGTTTTAATCAATTTGAATAGGATCCAATTGTTGAGTAAGTTGACAGAAAGTTTCCAGTTCTCAATCATTTAGTCTGAATTCTAGTTCCAGCCAGAGATGGAATGAAACTCGGAAACATATCCATCCTTAAGCACAGAACATCTGATCAAGTCTGGATACCTGCTTCCCATATTAGAAATCTGTCCAAAATTTAATCATGCATCCTTTACCCACCTCTAATCTAATATACTGTAAAAACTCATCGCACATCCCATCAATGTCTTCCGAAATATGCCCTGTTGTTCTCGATTGTGGAGGGTATTGTTTCCAACAATAATTCTTACCATAAACAGCATTTATTAGCATAGCTTTTCCCAGATTTCATCACCTCGCCTATTATATCTTCCCAGCCACTCAAGTAATAAACTCTTGTTATgtaatttcaaatttcttactccCGAACCTCcctctttcttttcatttgtaACCCTTGTTTCACTTGATATGACTTCTTCTAAAGGTTCCTACATATTGTTCTGATTAAACTTCCGAGCCAGCAAGAAAAATCATGACACCCAAAAAATAGAGCAAATGAAAAGAAGATTTGATAGTAGGTACAACAAATAGCAATTGGCACATTAACAACATGTAAAAGAAGACCTTTatagtgaagaaaaaaaatcaaaaaaatgaataaagctcttattttaaaaaaaagctaCTGAACCTTATTTCCTCCTTGCAGAGCCAGTGAAGTAGTTTTGGGTTGGTCGTATCGGCGGGATGTAGAAAGCTAAGAAATGACAATAAAGAAAGAAGTTATTGGAATGATCAAATGAGGCTCACGGAAGTATTAAGCAAAGGAGGTTAGGTTTTCCTAGCCTAGCAATAACTTACTCATTGAACTCAGTAATGTTTAGAAGCCCATCTCCATCTATATCTGACGCATTAAAGTGATCTTCTTTCCACCAGCCCATATCATATCCAAAAGAAGTATTATCTGTTGCACCATAACCACATAAAAATTTGATACAGTGATTGCGGTGAGTTACTAAATCAATGGGAAGAAACAAAACCTGAATTCCGAACCCAATTAGGAGGCTCATACTCATGGAAAGAGACAAAACCATCATGATTTTTGTCATGAACTTCCATATCTCTTTGAGTCCTATGCAACACTTCCTTCCGGGTCTGCTCCAGATTCCAATGAGTCAACTCATGGTCAGTGACAAAACCATCAGATGGGTTGACATCAATCTTGGGAAACAATGATACAAGTCTATCAGTTACATTGAACTTGTGTTCATCATTGAGATAATCTTCAGCATCCATAAAGTCTTCCCATTCAGGCTGAGATTCTTGACCAGGAGCAGGTTCATGTATTAATTCATGATGATGGGTGTCAATATACTGCTTCTCCCATTCCTTATCCTCACGTTGGCGTTCAATTTGAGCAACTAAAGGGTCAAAGGGAATATGTTCATAGTGGGTAGAATGTGAGTCAAAAGTGAAGTTGGAGCGCAATTTAAGTCGGCGATGACGCTTAGGTTTGTTGGAAGGAGAAGGACAGTGAGAGATGAGGAATAGAAGGAGCACAGCAGCTGTGATGTAGATAATCACTAAAGCTTTCCCCATTTCCTCATCTAAATATCAACCAGCAAAGGGAACCAGATCGATCTTCTTCGCCTACAAATAGTTGACAAATTGGACTCAGATTGGGACGATTGTATTAGGTATGATACAAGATCTAAAATAGGGAGGAGGTGGCACATTCTTCACACCAATCAACTCCTGCCATGTCAAAACACTCTCCCCTCTTCCTCttatattacaaaaaatgaGTATGACGTCTATTAAGGCTTCaaagttttctttaaaaaagggaaaagtcTTGCATacccaaaaaaatttatcatttaaaatcGAAAATGACTCATATAAATAAATGGCttaatggaaatgaaaaaaaaaattaatccaatgtttttttattttttctaaaaaatataatcccatatgagtaaatttaatcttcgtcaaacatattttttggacttttttttttcaatgactaatttagaattattattttgataatcaaatttatttatgttttactaatattcttgtaaaacttattgtagataaCCAAATTTTTCTTCGagtacaaaaatcaaattacactatagacaaaaaaaatagtttgaatttttttctttaaactaaggaataatagaaaaaataagaataagaaactctaataattataataaaagaagtcaaaaaataatttatatatgaaaaaaattaaaatatatcttgaacattgatagaagaatcatatatacccctaaataattttaacaaaaattaaaagtaaaaaatataaatttaaggctaattttttaacttccgttaaatgaagggtatgtgTGAGCTCATTTTGTAACGGTACGGGTATATGTGTGTCGTTTGTATAagggtaagggcatatatgagttACTTTCATAAAGAAGGGTATATTAGCTCCAAATagcaaagttgaggggtataatagacccttttccctttaaaaaataatacatcatTACCcctatttaattataataaacactttttaaaaagaaataattacttGGCTGGATTTATTTCGAATATACTCTCTATTTATTAgcatttataacaatattatatattacGTTATTCATGATCAATTGTGAAAGTCGCTATCTTAAGCAAGTTAGATGTGGACCTACtcgctaaatttttttgttagttgCTTCTTTATATTTTGCACACCCTATATAAAATGTCTGGCTCCGCCACTAGATTAGACACATCACATTCAACAAGTCATAATaccttcattaacatcatataagaccaacatgcttcattaacatcatacaagaccaacatgcttcattaatatcacaaggacacaccaagactcccttcaaaTGTCTACATGTGCAATATATAGTTCGTGTCACATTCCACCACCTGCCCTGAGTAGTACTTTCTTAGGAAGacctagttcattacattcttttgtttaccgacatagaacatgagAGCTTAACATGAAATCCCGATAGTAACCCTTATCGGATGAGAGATCCCCACTTGCGTAAGGTAGGGCCATTtttttagcctttacatggtaAACCACTAGCTAGTCCTATGTGGGCGCATAATTAAGAGATAGGGAGATTGTTATTAAGTACCATTATCTACTAACGTGAGGGTACCCATCTCAACAGATTGTTACCAAGTACCCGGCCTCTACTCACAAGAGAGTACTCATTTCAATCATATTCGCTCGGTGCTTAGCATTAATCCCTATGGAGTATTAgactttcattacattcattcactataggttaagggattGCTACTGAATACCCAGCCTCTACTAACGTGAGGGTATCCATCCCAAGCTGTCATTCTTTCATTGGAAAGCTCTAAGGAATATTgagattgctactagacacTCCCCCTCTACTAATGTGAGAGTATCCATCTCAAAAtcccccattcattcattagagtacCATTGATAAAACTTTTCAATAAACTCacattcattacttcatttgtttcattcattcattcatgtgtatgtgtgcatatgtgAGAAAGCTTTCACATAACC
This window of the Solanum pennellii chromosome 2, SPENNV200 genome carries:
- the LOC107011304 gene encoding calumenin-B, producing the protein MGKALVIIYITAAVLLLFLISHCPSPSNKPKRHRRLKLRSNFTFDSHSTHYEHIPFDPLVAQIERQREDKEWEKQYIDTHHHELIHEPAPGQESQPEWEDFMDAEDYLNDEHKFNVTDRLVSLFPKIDVNPSDGFVTDHELTHWNLEQTRKEVLHRTQRDMEVHDKNHDGFVSFHEYEPPNWVRNSDNTSFGYDMGWWKEDHFNASDIDGDGLLNITEFNDFLHPADTTNPKLLHWLCKEEIRERDSDKDGKVNFNEFFHGLFDLVRNYDEESHDTSHHPEDSQESPARKLFAELDKDGDGYLSEAELLPIIGKLHPSERYYAKQQADYIIQQADADKDGRLTLKEMIGSPYVFYSAIFNEDDEDYEDHDEFR